In Agromyces archimandritae, one genomic interval encodes:
- a CDS encoding MaoC family dehydratase, with protein MRAPGSDLSVGDIIAEDSVPLTRDALVRYAGASGDFNPIHYRDDVAKTVGLPGVIAHGMLTMGLAVQPVVDWLGDPARILDYRVRFTRPVVVDPEIGVVVSVLAKVAVLDEEAGEARIDLTVKVGEETVLGKAQVRVRLD; from the coding sequence ATGCGCGCGCCCGGATCCGACCTTTCGGTCGGCGACATCATCGCCGAGGACTCGGTGCCGCTCACCCGCGACGCCCTCGTCCGCTACGCCGGCGCATCCGGCGACTTCAACCCGATCCACTACCGCGACGACGTCGCGAAGACCGTCGGCCTGCCCGGCGTCATCGCCCACGGCATGCTCACGATGGGCCTGGCCGTCCAGCCCGTCGTCGACTGGCTCGGCGACCCGGCCCGCATCCTCGACTACCGGGTGCGCTTCACCCGCCCGGTCGTCGTCGACCCCGAGATCGGCGTCGTCGTGTCGGTGCTCGCGAAGGTGGCCGTGCTCGACGAGGAGGCCGGCGAGGCCCGCATCGACCTGACCGTGAAGGTCGGCGAGGAGACCGTGCTCGGCAAGGCGCAGGTCCGCGTGCGGCTCGACTGA